From a single bacterium BMS3Abin08 genomic region:
- a CDS encoding preprotein translocase subunit SecA — translation MVTIFKKIFGTKNEREIKRLGPIVERINAFEPEISPLTDQQLRAKTDEFRERLEGGESLDDILFEAFATVRETAKRLINMRHFDVQLLGGVVLHEGKIAEMKTGEGKTLVATLPVYLNGLDGRGAHIVTVNDYLAKRDALWMAPVYHHLGLTVGIIQHDASFLYDPEFRADDKSYDCLKPCSRKEAYGADVTYGTNNEFGFDYLRDNMKYEIDDYCQRELNYAIVDEVDSILIDEARTPLIISGPSEEATGKYYKIDKIIPKLREEEDFTVDEKAKTAILTEEGSIKAEKLLGVDNLFDPENIELVHHVLQGLRAHHLFKRDVDYVVKDGQVLIVDEFTGRLMPGRRWSDGLHQAIEAKEGVKIESENQTLATITFQNYFRMYNKLSGMTGTADTEAEEFARIYDLDVVVVPTNKPMIRMDYPDMIYKTEKAKFKAVVDEIEDCYKRGQPVLVGTISIEKSEVLSKMLKRKKIAHAVLNAKYHEKEAEIITQAGQAAAVTIATNMAGRGTDIVLGGNPKGLAEGLLKGKKEPSSEDMEDAYRKAEESCGRDRERVVQAGGLHILGTERHEARRIDNQLRGRSGRQGDPGSSRFFLSLEDDLMRIFGSDRISGLMGKLGMDEDVPIENKMVSKAIENAQKKVEAHNFDIRKHLLEYDDVMNKQRMEIYSFRREILEAESLRDRIDEMIGDVVSFIVETHCPGDKHPEYWDIEEMNSVVYGIFGVKLESTSDIMGIEALKEDVLRQLREFYDKKEEEIGSDLMRYLERIFMLQVVDVQWKDHLLAMDHLKEGIGLRGYGQKDPLVEYKREGFDMFADMTERIKNEVLTRLYRIQVKSEDDAEKVTQRRNAPIILNRGDGETRKPVKKTKKIGRNEPCPCGSGKKYKKCCGVNV, via the coding sequence ATGGTTACAATTTTCAAGAAGATTTTCGGGACCAAGAACGAGAGGGAAATAAAGCGTCTCGGTCCGATAGTGGAGCGGATAAACGCCTTTGAGCCGGAAATTTCTCCCCTTACCGATCAACAGTTAAGGGCGAAAACAGATGAGTTCAGGGAGAGGCTTGAAGGGGGGGAGAGCCTTGACGATATCCTCTTCGAGGCCTTTGCCACAGTGAGGGAGACAGCTAAGAGGCTTATTAATATGAGGCATTTCGACGTGCAGCTCCTGGGGGGTGTCGTGTTGCATGAGGGGAAGATAGCCGAGATGAAGACCGGTGAGGGTAAAACCCTTGTGGCAACCCTTCCCGTGTATCTCAATGGCCTCGATGGCAGGGGCGCCCATATTGTTACGGTTAACGACTATCTTGCAAAGAGGGATGCCCTGTGGATGGCTCCGGTTTATCATCACCTCGGGTTGACGGTTGGGATAATCCAGCATGATGCCTCATTTCTTTACGATCCTGAATTCCGGGCCGATGACAAGAGTTATGACTGCCTGAAACCCTGTTCCAGGAAAGAGGCGTACGGTGCAGACGTAACCTATGGGACGAACAATGAGTTCGGGTTCGATTACCTGAGGGACAACATGAAGTATGAGATTGATGATTACTGCCAGCGAGAACTCAACTATGCGATTGTGGATGAGGTTGACAGTATCCTGATAGACGAGGCAAGGACTCCCCTTATAATCTCCGGTCCATCCGAGGAGGCAACGGGGAAATATTACAAGATAGACAAGATCATACCCAAGCTGAGAGAGGAAGAGGACTTTACGGTCGATGAGAAGGCAAAGACCGCCATACTGACGGAGGAGGGCAGTATCAAGGCCGAAAAGCTCCTTGGTGTGGATAATCTCTTTGATCCGGAGAATATTGAACTTGTTCACCATGTCCTGCAGGGGCTCAGGGCACACCACCTCTTCAAGAGGGATGTCGATTATGTCGTAAAGGATGGACAGGTGCTTATTGTTGATGAATTTACAGGCAGGTTGATGCCTGGACGGAGATGGTCGGACGGTCTGCATCAGGCCATTGAGGCCAAGGAGGGAGTCAAGATTGAGAGTGAAAACCAGACACTTGCCACGATAACCTTCCAGAACTATTTCAGGATGTACAACAAACTCTCAGGCATGACCGGTACCGCGGATACCGAGGCCGAGGAGTTTGCCAGGATATATGATCTCGATGTAGTTGTTGTGCCTACAAACAAGCCCATGATCAGGATGGACTACCCAGATATGATTTATAAGACTGAGAAGGCCAAGTTCAAGGCGGTTGTAGATGAGATAGAGGACTGCTATAAACGTGGCCAGCCTGTCCTTGTGGGCACTATTTCCATCGAGAAGTCGGAAGTGCTCAGCAAGATGTTAAAGAGGAAGAAGATAGCCCACGCCGTCCTCAATGCCAAGTATCATGAAAAGGAGGCGGAAATCATAACACAGGCCGGCCAGGCAGCGGCTGTAACGATTGCAACGAACATGGCCGGCAGGGGAACGGACATAGTGCTTGGCGGGAACCCCAAGGGGCTTGCGGAGGGGTTACTCAAGGGCAAGAAAGAACCTTCCAGCGAAGACATGGAGGATGCCTACAGGAAGGCGGAAGAGAGCTGCGGCAGGGACCGTGAAAGGGTTGTTCAGGCAGGGGGACTTCATATACTGGGAACGGAAAGACACGAGGCCAGGAGAATAGATAACCAGTTGAGGGGACGTTCAGGCAGGCAGGGTGACCCCGGTTCGTCACGCTTTTTTCTCTCCCTTGAGGATGATCTGATGCGTATATTCGGGTCCGACCGGATATCGGGACTGATGGGAAAACTCGGAATGGACGAGGATGTGCCCATTGAGAACAAGATGGTTTCCAAGGCGATAGAGAATGCCCAGAAAAAGGTTGAGGCCCATAACTTTGATATCAGAAAACACCTGCTTGAATATGACGATGTGATGAACAAGCAGAGAATGGAGATTTATTCGTTCAGAAGGGAGATACTTGAGGCCGAGTCACTAAGAGACCGGATTGATGAGATGATCGGGGATGTGGTGTCCTTCATCGTCGAAACTCATTGTCCCGGAGACAAACATCCCGAATACTGGGACATCGAGGAGATGAACAGCGTGGTTTACGGCATCTTCGGTGTAAAGCTTGAGAGCACTTCGGATATCATGGGCATAGAGGCGCTGAAGGAGGATGTTCTTAGGCAATTGCGTGAGTTTTACGATAAGAAGGAGGAGGAAATAGGGAGTGACCTGATGCGTTACCTCGAACGGATATTTATGCTTCAGGTCGTCGATGTACAGTGGAAGGACCATCTCCTTGCAATGGACCATCTCAAGGAGGGGATAGGCCTGAGGGGTTACGGCCAGAAAGACCCGCTTGTTGAATACAAGAGGGAGGGCTTCGATATGTTTGCCGATATGACTGAAAGGATAAAAAACGAGGTCCTTACGAGGCTTTACAGAATACAGGTGAAGAGCGAAGATGATGCGGAAAAGGTAACCCAAAGGAGGAACGCACCTATCATTCTCAACCGCGGTGACGGGGAGACGAGAAAGCCCGTGAAGAAGACTAAAAAGATTGGCAGGAACGAGCCCTGTCCATGCGGAAGCGGCAAGAAATACAAAAAATGCTGCGGTGTTAATGTCTAA
- the pyrF gene encoding orotidine 5'-phosphate decarboxylase, translating to MPSKEKLILALDVNDPEYALEIIDSFSDWVTTFKVGIELFTTAGPDIIRKIHDRGKKVFLDLKFHDIPNTVSRAALQVTRLGVSMFNLHASGGYEMMKKTADAVVETCLKEDIPKPRIIAVTVLTSISDEEFRNEMGFQHTIRTHVKHLASMAHRAGLDGVVASGHELSAIRRNTGKDFIIVTPGIRPAWSPPDDQKRTMTPRDAIRNGADYLVVGRAVLAQKDPVEAIELISLEILSS from the coding sequence GTGCCTTCTAAGGAAAAACTCATCCTCGCCCTCGATGTAAATGACCCTGAATACGCCCTTGAAATTATTGACTCTTTTAGTGACTGGGTGACAACATTCAAGGTCGGGATCGAACTCTTTACAACCGCAGGACCGGATATCATCAGGAAGATCCACGACAGGGGGAAAAAGGTATTCCTTGATCTGAAGTTTCACGACATCCCCAACACCGTTTCAAGGGCAGCCCTGCAGGTAACAAGGCTGGGGGTCTCCATGTTTAATCTCCATGCCTCAGGCGGTTATGAGATGATGAAAAAAACCGCCGATGCCGTTGTCGAGACGTGTCTTAAAGAGGACATTCCAAAGCCGAGGATTATCGCCGTAACCGTTCTCACAAGCATCTCAGATGAGGAGTTCAGGAACGAGATGGGTTTCCAGCACACTATCAGGACACATGTTAAACACCTCGCCTCAATGGCACACCGCGCAGGGCTTGACGGTGTTGTTGCTTCAGGGCATGAACTCTCCGCCATCAGGAGAAACACCGGGAAGGATTTTATTATAGTAACCCCCGGTATAAGACCCGCATGGTCACCACCGGATGATCAGAAAAGGACAATGACGCCGAGGGATGCCATAAGGAACGGAGCAGATTATCTTGTGGTCGGAAGGGCGGTTCTTGCCCAGAAGGACCCTGTAGAGGCGATTGAGCTTATTTCCCTGGAGATACTCTCCTCCTGA
- a CDS encoding preprotein translocase subunit SecD: MKKVKWRLTLIIGTVILALVFFLPNTPVFKHMPQWWKDIMPNRGIALGLDLQGGIHLVFEVEGDRAVEITTDRIAQRLKDVLAKRKLNVDITTSGSDITVTPNEPEVRQAILDAYPNLETDTRGDKLVLRLPASEANKIKNNATDQALETIRNRVDQFGVAEPVIHRQGENEIVVQLPGYKDPKRAIALIGKTAQLEFRLVDDEAPVASELPPSIRPGEEEELINKFKDKIPKGDEILFQRVVNKDTGEVTKRPFLLKKEVLLTGDLLSEAKIAIDQRFNEPYVSLTFNSAGAKLFEEITGKYVKKRLAIILDGNVYSAPVIRERIAGGSAQISGSFNMDDAKDLAIVLRAGALPAPVKLIQNVTVGPSLGRDSINAGKKAGIIAVLLVVVFMVLYYKFSGLIADFAMLLNVILLLGAMAFLNATLTLPGIAGIVLAIGMAVDSNVLMFERMREELRAGKTPRAAVDSGYDKAFITIVDSHVTTLITAAVLFQFGTGPIKGFAVTLSLGVAINLFTALIGTKTVFDIINLRREVKKLSI, encoded by the coding sequence ATGAAGAAGGTTAAGTGGAGACTGACACTCATTATCGGCACCGTGATCCTTGCCTTAGTCTTTTTCCTGCCGAATACACCTGTTTTCAAACATATGCCCCAGTGGTGGAAGGACATCATGCCAAACAGGGGTATCGCTCTCGGACTGGATCTTCAGGGTGGTATCCATCTGGTTTTCGAGGTAGAGGGCGACAGGGCGGTTGAGATCACTACCGATCGGATTGCCCAGCGGCTGAAGGATGTCCTTGCAAAGAGAAAGCTGAACGTTGATATAACGACCTCCGGTAGCGATATTACAGTCACACCGAATGAACCCGAAGTCAGACAGGCCATACTTGATGCCTATCCCAACCTTGAAACCGACACCCGGGGTGACAAGCTTGTCCTGAGGCTACCTGCAAGTGAGGCCAACAAGATCAAGAATAACGCAACAGACCAGGCGCTCGAGACAATCCGCAACAGGGTTGACCAGTTTGGTGTCGCCGAACCTGTAATCCACAGACAGGGAGAAAACGAGATTGTCGTCCAGTTACCGGGTTACAAGGACCCCAAGAGGGCGATAGCGCTGATCGGCAAGACGGCACAGCTTGAGTTCAGACTTGTTGATGACGAGGCCCCTGTTGCTTCCGAGCTGCCCCCATCCATAAGACCGGGTGAAGAGGAAGAGCTCATCAACAAGTTTAAAGATAAAATCCCCAAGGGAGATGAAATCCTCTTCCAGAGGGTTGTTAATAAAGATACCGGAGAGGTGACAAAGCGCCCCTTCCTGCTTAAGAAGGAGGTTCTTCTCACAGGCGACCTCCTGTCTGAAGCAAAGATTGCAATCGACCAGAGGTTTAATGAGCCTTACGTTTCTCTGACCTTTAACAGTGCCGGCGCAAAGCTCTTTGAGGAAATAACGGGCAAGTATGTCAAGAAACGGCTTGCAATCATACTCGACGGCAATGTTTACTCGGCGCCCGTAATAAGGGAACGGATAGCCGGTGGCAGCGCCCAGATCTCGGGTTCCTTTAACATGGACGACGCAAAGGACCTTGCCATTGTCCTGAGGGCCGGCGCCCTTCCCGCCCCTGTCAAGCTCATCCAGAATGTAACGGTCGGACCGTCCCTCGGGAGGGACTCCATTAATGCCGGAAAGAAGGCCGGTATCATAGCCGTCCTGCTTGTTGTGGTATTCATGGTGCTTTACTACAAATTCTCCGGTCTGATTGCCGATTTTGCCATGCTGCTCAATGTAATACTGCTCCTTGGCGCAATGGCCTTTCTGAATGCCACCCTCACCCTCCCGGGCATTGCCGGCATCGTGCTTGCCATAGGTATGGCCGTGGACTCGAATGTCCTCATGTTCGAACGTATGAGGGAAGAACTTCGTGCCGGGAAGACACCCCGCGCAGCCGTCGACTCGGGGTACGACAAGGCATTCATAACCATAGTCGACTCTCATGTAACGACCTTAATAACGGCTGCCGTCCTCTTCCAGTTTGGAACAGGCCCCATCAAAGGGTTTGCTGTCACCCTTAGCCTTGGCGTAGCGATAAACCTCTTCACCGCCCTTATCGGCACCAAGACCGTGTTCGACATCATCAATCTAAGAAGGGAGGTCAAAAAGCTGAGTATATGA
- the mglA gene encoding mutual gliding-motility protein MglA produces the protein MALFNYATKEITLKIVYYGPGLSGKTTNLQFLHSVLDPKRRGKLLSLSTEADRTLFFDFMPVELGKIKDFSFRFQLYTVPGQVRYNATRRLVLKGADAVVFVADSQKQMIHENIESLNNMRENLIANNLDPGEIPIVFQYNKRDLPGIMSLKEINKRLNIRGSPFFEAVAVEGKGVNETFENITRILLKDISAKHKIDLRLSGKGHTVDRAAVATAAPKPVETASRNVTGGKQPERDRNGLDDVLTEIVKQLSVIRSSVDHDKGLKETILHFEASVEKLSKNLTDSISKQDEIVYLLKEIREAISNAKTGKRWLFFR, from the coding sequence ATGGCTTTATTTAATTATGCGACAAAAGAGATAACCCTCAAGATCGTTTACTACGGGCCGGGACTAAGCGGTAAGACAACCAACCTCCAGTTTCTTCACTCCGTGCTTGATCCCAAGAGGAGGGGCAAGCTCCTTTCGCTCTCAACAGAGGCGGACAGGACGCTCTTTTTTGATTTCATGCCTGTTGAGCTTGGCAAGATCAAGGACTTTTCCTTCCGTTTTCAGCTCTATACCGTGCCTGGCCAGGTGAGGTATAACGCAACGAGGAGACTGGTGCTGAAGGGCGCCGATGCGGTTGTTTTTGTTGCTGACTCCCAGAAACAGATGATTCACGAAAATATCGAGAGCCTGAACAACATGAGAGAGAACCTTATTGCAAACAACCTTGACCCCGGCGAGATTCCCATTGTTTTCCAGTATAACAAGAGAGACCTCCCGGGTATAATGTCTCTAAAAGAGATCAATAAGAGACTGAACATCAGGGGTTCCCCGTTTTTCGAGGCCGTTGCGGTTGAAGGAAAGGGGGTTAATGAAACCTTTGAAAATATCACAAGGATACTCCTTAAAGATATATCCGCCAAACACAAGATAGATCTCAGGTTATCCGGTAAAGGGCATACCGTGGATAGAGCGGCTGTTGCTACGGCTGCCCCTAAGCCGGTTGAGACCGCATCCCGGAATGTTACAGGGGGGAAACAGCCCGAAAGAGACCGGAACGGACTCGATGATGTCTTGACGGAGATTGTGAAACAACTAAGCGTGATAAGGTCGTCGGTTGACCACGACAAGGGATTAAAGGAGACCATCCTTCATTTTGAGGCCTCTGTCGAGAAGCTCTCAAAAAACCTGACTGATTCGATAAGTAAACAGGACGAGATAGTTTATCTGTTGAAGGAGATCAGGGAAGCTATCAGCAATGCGAAGACCGGGAAGCGATGGCTTTTCTTTCGTTAG
- a CDS encoding preprotein translocase subunit YajC, which produces MFESIAWAMGPTQGGAQGPQALLTSFLPLIIIFAIFYFLLIRPQQKKAKQHREMLESLKKGDKIVTTGGIYGLIEAVGEKTVTLKIAENVKIKVGKAYIATLRSSSEED; this is translated from the coding sequence ATGTTTGAATCAATAGCTTGGGCTATGGGACCGACACAGGGTGGAGCACAGGGACCTCAGGCCTTACTCACAAGTTTCTTGCCGCTTATAATCATCTTTGCCATCTTTTATTTTCTCCTTATCCGGCCGCAGCAAAAGAAGGCTAAACAGCACAGGGAGATGCTTGAATCACTCAAAAAGGGTGATAAAATTGTCACTACAGGCGGAATCTATGGGCTGATAGAGGCTGTAGGAGAAAAAACAGTGACTCTGAAGATTGCCGAGAATGTGAAAATAAAAGTCGGGAAGGCTTACATTGCAACACTCAGGTCCAGTTCAGAAGAAGACTGA
- the pabB gene encoding aminodeoxychorismate synthase component 1, which yields MFALQNMIVPAREDFIPLCNQGAIPPLFSELPFKDPFTVFDFLSPEKGILLESMKGPEKISRYSFAVTEPLIEIRIKNHHIELTGGDNLSPDTGNSGKKSPLFSLDLKKTGLRPLGLLRNLTVCYRQKKSSRLPPFQGGMIGLFSYDFVRYLEDLPNTVRDDLLIPDAHLLLTDRVFAFDHSENRAFAVVSPGVRPVLLRIIRGWIGDEFAPLPALSETLNPGEIYRQAEEDLGMMISMYREIPPLSADNKLPVKRNRIEIVYENSKKEYMDMVKRAKEYIHAGDIFQANLSQRLSASIPETAPWNIYRILRIINPAPFSAFADFGDYQVAGSSPERLIRLTGRVAEIRPIAGTRPRGGNVSEDERLRDDLLLNEKERAEHIMLIDLERNDLGKVCGYGTVEVDELMITEFYSHVIHIVSNVKGVLSGGRDAYSLFRAAFPGGTITGVPKVRCMEIIDELETVSRGHYTGSIGYIGFNGDMDLNIIIRTFVIKKGTAYVQAGAGIVADSDPEREYYETLKKAEALLSTLERL from the coding sequence ATGTTTGCCCTTCAGAACATGATAGTCCCGGCCAGGGAAGATTTCATTCCCCTTTGCAATCAGGGCGCCATACCACCCCTGTTTTCAGAGTTACCCTTTAAGGACCCCTTTACGGTTTTCGACTTCCTTTCACCGGAAAAGGGCATCCTCCTTGAGAGCATGAAGGGACCGGAGAAGATATCCCGCTATTCCTTTGCCGTCACTGAACCCCTCATCGAGATAAGGATCAAGAATCATCATATAGAGTTGACCGGGGGGGACAATCTTTCACCGGACACCGGGAACTCCGGAAAAAAATCGCCTCTTTTCAGCCTTGACCTGAAAAAAACCGGTCTCAGACCCCTGGGCCTTCTCAGGAACTTAACGGTCTGTTACAGGCAAAAAAAGTCCAGCCGTCTCCCCCCTTTTCAGGGAGGGATGATCGGTCTCTTCAGTTATGACTTCGTCCGCTACCTGGAGGACCTTCCAAACACCGTAAGGGACGATCTCCTGATACCCGATGCCCATCTCCTCCTAACCGACAGGGTTTTTGCCTTTGATCATTCAGAGAACAGGGCATTTGCAGTTGTCTCACCCGGGGTCAGGCCTGTCCTTCTCAGGATTATACGAGGTTGGATCGGTGATGAATTTGCACCTCTCCCCGCACTATCGGAAACCCTGAATCCAGGCGAGATATACCGTCAGGCAGAAGAGGACCTCGGCATGATGATCTCCATGTATAGAGAGATTCCGCCTTTAAGTGCCGACAACAAACTGCCCGTCAAGAGGAATCGCATAGAGATCGTGTATGAAAACTCCAAGAAGGAGTATATGGACATGGTTAAACGGGCCAAGGAGTATATACATGCCGGCGATATATTCCAGGCAAACCTGTCCCAGAGACTTTCAGCCTCCATCCCGGAGACCGCCCCGTGGAATATATACAGGATTCTGAGGATTATAAACCCCGCACCCTTTTCCGCCTTTGCCGATTTCGGTGACTACCAGGTTGCCGGTTCATCCCCGGAAAGGCTGATAAGGCTTACCGGCCGGGTTGCCGAGATACGTCCGATAGCGGGAACGAGACCAAGGGGTGGTAACGTTTCAGAGGATGAGAGGCTCAGGGATGATCTCCTGCTTAATGAAAAGGAAAGGGCCGAGCATATAATGCTCATTGACCTTGAAAGAAATGACCTGGGTAAGGTCTGCGGATATGGAACAGTGGAGGTTGACGAGCTGATGATAACCGAATTCTACTCCCATGTAATACACATAGTATCCAATGTAAAGGGGGTATTGTCAGGCGGCAGGGATGCCTACAGCCTCTTCCGGGCTGCATTCCCCGGCGGAACAATCACCGGCGTCCCAAAGGTGCGTTGCATGGAGATCATAGATGAACTTGAAACGGTTTCAAGGGGGCACTATACAGGGTCAATAGGATACATCGGGTTCAACGGCGACATGGACCTGAATATCATAATAAGGACCTTCGTTATAAAGAAAGGCACAGCTTACGTCCAGGCCGGGGCAGGTATCGTGGCGGATTCCGACCCCGAGAGGGAGTATTATGAAACGCTTAAGAAGGCTGAAGCCCTGCTCTCCACCCTTGAAAGGCTCTAA
- a CDS encoding HD domain protein, translating into MQHSGPVQKKTENVPDIDKLLNNPKARLYIEAADRYLDCIGYTEHGLRHCGVVSKTAYRILKKLGYPEKTAVLAAAAGFLHDIGNMLGRDMHHKMGALLSKEILEETGFELRDIITIMTAVVIHEEIEGSIPDEVSASMLIADKSDVHRSRVRNPSMVSQDIHDRVNYAATESDLSIDPPAKLITLSLVIDTRISQVIEYFEIFLSRMSTCRQAARTLGAEFNLYINNTRMA; encoded by the coding sequence TTGCAACACTCAGGTCCAGTTCAGAAGAAGACTGAGAATGTCCCTGATATCGATAAACTCTTAAATAATCCAAAGGCAAGACTCTATATTGAGGCCGCTGACCGGTATCTCGACTGTATAGGCTATACTGAACACGGGCTCAGACACTGTGGTGTTGTTTCAAAAACCGCATACAGAATATTAAAAAAGCTCGGCTACCCCGAAAAAACCGCCGTCCTTGCAGCGGCGGCCGGATTTCTGCATGACATCGGGAATATGCTTGGCAGAGATATGCACCACAAAATGGGGGCGTTACTCTCTAAAGAGATTCTTGAGGAGACGGGATTTGAACTTCGGGATATCATAACGATCATGACTGCTGTAGTAATTCACGAAGAAATCGAGGGCTCAATACCCGACGAAGTATCTGCGTCGATGCTTATTGCAGACAAATCGGACGTGCACAGAAGCAGGGTCAGAAACCCCTCCATGGTAAGTCAGGATATCCACGACAGGGTCAACTACGCTGCAACGGAGTCGGATCTGTCAATTGATCCCCCGGCTAAACTCATAACCCTTTCCCTTGTGATAGATACAAGAATCTCCCAGGTGATCGAGTATTTTGAGATCTTCCTTTCGAGAATGTCGACATGCAGGCAGGCTGCAAGGACTCTCGGGGCGGAATTCAATCTGTATATAAACAATACAAGAATGGCATAA
- a CDS encoding preprotein translocase subunit SecF: protein MIEIIKKTNIDFMGLKKYTFIISGILVISGIIAIIQIVTGSANLGIDFVGGTAVQLKFEKQVPIQDVRHMLESAGIKDFDLQEFPTVNKVLIRIKQKEETLGKFSQKIISTLRNGFKGNKITVDSTIEIGPKVGAKLRQDALWAILAATLGILLYIAWRFQFSFSIGATAATAHDVLAVLGLFNIMGIEINLIVVSALLTIAGYSLTDTVVVFDRIRENLRYVAKESIVGVINRSINEVLSRTIVTSLTTLLAAMALFLFGGEVIHYFALAMILGISVGTYSSVFVASPIVLLWKGKKPLSIKK from the coding sequence ATGATTGAAATCATTAAGAAGACAAACATCGACTTTATGGGTCTTAAGAAGTACACCTTCATCATTTCAGGAATACTGGTAATCTCCGGCATAATTGCAATTATACAGATTGTAACCGGTTCTGCAAATCTCGGGATAGACTTTGTCGGAGGGACTGCGGTACAGTTGAAGTTTGAAAAGCAGGTACCCATCCAGGATGTCAGGCACATGCTCGAGTCAGCCGGCATTAAGGATTTTGACCTCCAGGAGTTCCCTACCGTCAACAAGGTGCTTATACGGATTAAGCAGAAGGAGGAAACACTCGGCAAGTTCTCTCAGAAGATCATCTCAACCCTGAGGAATGGCTTCAAGGGCAACAAAATTACCGTCGATTCAACCATTGAGATCGGCCCGAAGGTCGGTGCAAAGCTGAGGCAGGACGCACTATGGGCAATCCTTGCTGCGACTCTGGGCATCCTTCTCTATATTGCATGGCGCTTTCAGTTCTCTTTCAGTATCGGTGCAACCGCAGCAACCGCACATGACGTCCTTGCCGTCCTCGGACTTTTCAATATCATGGGAATAGAGATCAACCTCATAGTGGTCAGCGCCCTTCTGACTATCGCCGGCTACTCGCTTACAGACACCGTCGTCGTCTTTGACAGGATAAGAGAAAACCTCAGATATGTAGCAAAAGAATCCATCGTAGGCGTTATTAACAGGAGCATAAACGAGGTGCTTTCCAGGACGATTGTAACATCCCTCACTACCCTGCTTGCCGCCATGGCGCTTTTCCTCTTCGGCGGTGAAGTGATACATTACTTTGCGCTTGCCATGATCCTCGGTATTAGTGTTGGCAC
- the pleD_4 gene encoding response regulator PleD yields MSKVFVISSSPESVVSGLDRCKFEEIRSFREIGDLNDVSSSPDLIVLKGDEFGSDSITPLRKSYPTVPIIVLTDKKRPRLSRKKHLLTRVLASPGCAEIKRTADFLESMRRILLENRSLSQRTSSLQFLIEVYEEINHLITITDDLAEILTSVMKKVRSILDSNGFLVMLKDPELDALTVSVTSQRRRKAFRNVRLSFGEGIAGWVAQKGRSVTVDDVKKDKRFKSEAFLHKDFGTHSLIALPIPGKDSLLGVLEVINREGSRYFTEDDLLFLSRIVKPLSVAIEKIILQQKMAELAITDDLTKLFNTRYLQRTLEIEIERCNRYGTSLSLIFMDIDFFKNVNDKYGHLVGSKVLVELGQLLLGRLRSVDIVARYGGDEFVIVLPQTSSHYAKQIAERLRKTIAGSVFLKEEGFNIRVTASFGVASYPDRAKSKEDLLKLADEAMYKVKYRTRNGVYAII; encoded by the coding sequence ATGTCTAAGGTTTTTGTCATATCCTCAAGTCCTGAGAGTGTTGTTTCAGGGCTTGACCGCTGCAAGTTTGAGGAGATCAGGTCCTTTCGGGAAATCGGGGACCTTAACGATGTTTCTTCTTCTCCTGACCTCATTGTATTAAAGGGGGATGAGTTCGGGAGCGACTCTATCACGCCACTCCGGAAATCATATCCGACCGTTCCGATAATAGTCCTGACCGACAAAAAGAGACCCCGGCTGTCCAGAAAAAAACACCTCCTTACCCGGGTGCTTGCCAGCCCCGGCTGCGCTGAGATCAAGAGGACCGCGGATTTCCTCGAATCAATGAGACGGATACTTTTGGAGAACCGCTCTCTCAGCCAGAGGACCAGCTCCCTGCAGTTCCTGATCGAAGTTTATGAGGAAATAAACCACCTGATCACAATTACGGATGACCTTGCCGAAATCCTCACCTCGGTGATGAAGAAGGTGAGAAGTATTCTCGATAGCAATGGGTTCCTGGTAATGTTGAAGGACCCGGAGCTTGATGCACTTACCGTGAGTGTCACATCACAGAGAAGAAGAAAGGCATTCAGGAATGTCAGGTTGTCCTTTGGTGAGGGGATAGCCGGTTGGGTCGCACAGAAAGGCAGGTCTGTAACGGTCGATGATGTGAAGAAAGACAAGAGGTTCAAGTCCGAGGCCTTTTTACATAAGGATTTCGGAACCCATTCTCTTATTGCATTGCCTATACCGGGCAAGGATTCCCTGCTGGGAGTTCTTGAGGTTATCAACAGGGAGGGGAGCAGGTATTTTACAGAGGATGATCTGCTCTTTCTTTCAAGGATAGTTAAACCTCTCTCGGTAGCTATTGAAAAGATCATCCTTCAACAGAAGATGGCGGAGCTTGCTATTACGGATGATCTTACCAAACTCTTTAATACGAGGTATCTCCAGAGGACCCTGGAGATTGAGATAGAGCGCTGTAACCGTTACGGTACTTCGTTATCCCTTATCTTTATGGACATAGACTTTTTTAAGAATGTCAATGATAAGTACGGCCATCTTGTCGGAAGCAAGGTCCTTGTGGAGCTTGGTCAGTTGCTCCTGGGCAGGCTCCGTTCCGTTGATATTGTTGCAAGGTATGGAGGTGATGAGTTTGTTATTGTCCTGCCTCAGACTTCATCTCACTATGCAAAGCAGATTGCGGAGAGGCTGAGGAAGACCATTGCAGGATCCGTCTTCCTTAAAGAAGAGGGGTTTAACATCAGGGTAACCGCGAGTTTTGGTGTGGCCTCATATCCCGACAGGGCCAAATCCAAAGAGGATCTGCTGAAACTCGCTGATGAGGCTATGTATAAGGTGAAATATCGCACAAGAAACGGAGTTTATGCTATAATTTAA